The DNA segment TTACCGGTAGGCTCATTGACAAACGTAGGATAAAAATTGTGCACGACATTAGTGAAACGGATCCTCCAACCCTGGGACTTACAATCCATAAATGATTTAATTTGTATGACAATATTGAACAATGCCCTCGAACAGGGAGTGAGAGAATCTGCTGCTTCACAATTGGTATTAGGCTCTGCTTGTAAAATCAAGGTATTTGAACTACACAATAATCCTACCCACATGAACAGGCTAAAGCATTATTTCCATCCCACATAAACACACAAATCATATTAATATATAGCCTGCAAACCCACAAAAGGGCACAGACAAGCACAATGATCCCCGATTCCCTTAAGCTACAAGACCGATCATAGACCGTGCATTTACAACTTTTTTTTgtttctaattaaaaaaataagtgaTCAGGTGAAGCATAATGTAGAAGGAAGATAGaatgaaagaaagaaggaaagaaagaatTGGACCTGGGCATCATTCCATCAGGTTGAATTCCATGTTCAAGGCAGTAGAGTTCCCAGCAAGCATTCCCAAGCTGGATACCTGCTTGTCCTATGTGTATGCTTATCACCTCCCTCATTTTCCTCTCTCTGTGTAGTCAAACCTAAAATATATCAGCTATATAGATCCAATTTGTTTGTCTATGAAACCTAAAATATATCAGCTATATAGATCCAATTTCTCTCTCCCTCTGTGAAAGTTTTTCTTTTTATCAGGAGAAgagaaggagaaagagagagagcggTTATTAGAAGAGGATTCCGATTTTGACCGATTTTAAtcgaatcaattttaatttagggcctgtttggtttaactgttgaatactgTTGATAGTTGGTGATAAGTATTCTTGTTAGGTATTGGTGATAGCGATAGTGATGATAAtgttttatgttaagtgtttggtaaaattatatttattattctttgttgatatgtgaaatgactaataagggtatatatcatataatttattttattatttaaataaatataaaattataaatttattacattatattaaatatataattattaaattaatatattatattatttaaataaatatataattattaatcttttatattatatcatttattttattattgaaataagaaaataattattttttaagataattaaataattttaaaaatataaataaaataataaaataattattattgttaatagaaaaatttataattaattttaagtttttagatataaataaatattttatattttatgttattaataaaaaaatattttatcaaaattaaaattagttaattaaaatgttaaaatttaaaatgaaaaaataaaaatattaataatattaattttctagttaaataaaaaaagataatatagtcaaaataaaaaataaaaccaaatcagctatcagctgatgagaaacagctctaaaaatagagctgatacaaactgcagctgatgggtatcatattagttgcccatcagctatcgGCTCTATTTTTTTGAGCTTGCCAAACACTATAGTTCACctatttgggtgtctatcagctatcagctgcacccaacaggtaaaccaaacacccccttaaTCTCAGTTCAAAATCGAACTGTGACCACCCCTAACACTATCACACTCATACATTGtcccataatttaaaaaaaaataataataataataattatattaaatatttatatttatattttatataaatatttaatttttaaatgtacGGTGAGTGATGCATTAAATTTACCAGCGTCCAAATAGAGCCCACCACTTGGCGCCAACTGTATGGTAGGCACTTTTAGCCTGGCTTTGCCGTTGTCGGCTTACCTGGCCCACGTAATAATTGGGCTGTATTTCCAATTCCAagcttatttttaaattatatatatacacacacacaacaAGCActcatatatttatttaatttatatttttgaaaatatttaataaataagtttatttatttaaatagaaaataaataggaAAAAGCACTCAAAGATAAATGAAATAAGAAACAAAATTATCTGGGGACCAAAAAATGGATATTGGGTTTGGCATGAAAAATGAAGCTTCTGCCTCTGGTCGCTCACTTCTCACTGACAAAATGAAAAGGACTTTGAAACAAAAGCAAAGTATGGCAgcattttaatgaaatttaattttatatttgattttaaattttatattgaaatttaatatatatatatatatatatatatatatatattacattaaAGTCTATTAAATATAGATTTAgatcatttaaaaaataaataaaaataaaagattatGGGTGGTGTCATCAGTCATCACTAAGTCTAATCAAAATAATTGAAGCTCCACCACCCAATATTGTCTTGCAGCCTTTGTGTAATGAAGGAAGAACATTGGGTTTTTTAGAATATCTTTACATCTAACAACCTATTTTTATGGGcatgcaattaaaaaaaatattattcttaattaaaaaaaatattgattatATGAATTTGGTAATctgatttaataatttatattagccACAATTTGTAAATCCCCCATTATGTAATATGTGTGTGTGTTTCACATATAGAATTATAAATTTATAccaagtaattatttatttaaaaaatataatttatttaattgtgctacataaaattataatttatttaaaacttttttttaataattattagccATTACTATAAGCAACTATAGTGTAAATTTGATAATTATGagcaataattatataaataaaatgtaAACATATTTTAATCATAATGCCTTTCTTGGAAATTACAAATAAATactaacataataaaaatatcataaaatttatcttaaaaaatattaaaaatgaaaaaaaaaaaaacaactttgttataattaattaatatatataatttaattatttatttaaaataaaaaaattgtttaatcattttattcttttatatatatatatatatatatatatatatatatatatatatatatatatatatatatatatatatattagatcaGTGCAACAAAACTGATTATCAAACGGATTTTATTTATAAAGTTGGAGTTTCGAATCTTAAAGTCGTCTACCATTAGTTCGAGGGTTATTTCATGTacttaaatgaaaattaattaaataaaaataatatttaaatatattatattttttaatatattaaaaagatataaattttttttatattttaaaatgataaaaatattatatgatttaattaacatCAAATTGTTGTATATTTTTAATTTGTATTTGTATTCTattgttataatttttattattttattaataataattttttgttttataaTATTTATGAAGTCTTCATTAAAAAATTgagatttaattataaaaaaaattaacaccatTAATTTTACTAATGTGATAGTGCaaatctaaaaaataataaactctaaaaatattatgaatatttaaaaattaaattaataattttattaagaaactaaattgttttatttattgtataatgttatgcaaataaaattaatttttagagtATTAATGGAGTAAAACTCATAATatcattttttcaaaaatttatatatatatatatatatatatatatatatagatagatagatagatagcaagaatatttaaaaattaaattaataattttattaagaaactaaattgttttatttattgtataatgttatgcaaataaaattaatttttagagtATTAATGGAGTAAAACTCATAATatcattttttcaaaaatttatatatatatatatatatatatatatatagatagatagatagatagcaagaatatttaaaaattaaattaataattttattaagaaactaaattgttttatttattgtataatgttatgcaaataaaattaatttttagagtATTAATGGAGTAAAACTCATAATatcattttttcaaaaatttatatatatatatatatatatatagatagatagatagatagcaAGGATAGCAACAGATCAGGTTTTTATGGGTACTTAATCTGATTGAACCCTAATAGTACGGGTTTGAGTAGTATATAATCGGGTTTAGGACGGATTTTAGTTTGGAATTTAATACCCGTGACAGGTTcagattataaatatttaattacatataaaatatatgttttttttaataatatttataattttttatatatttttattttatataaaataaaattaaaatattttatgaaattattaaaattttaaaatacaaattattagtaaaaataattttttatatagattattaattaaatatataaaattaaatgaatttaaatattttttagataataataattggGTTGAGGATGGACTCGAGTAGTTGAGAAGAAATTTTAATCGGTTTGAGACgaattcagattttaaaaatattaatcaaattttaattcgAATAGAGTGATTTTCGCGGTAACCTACCTTTGCCATCACTATTTTATGGAGAGAAATTCTATCCAAGAAACGGCATGCCGTCTATTGACAACCACAACGGGTAAATACCGAGTGTAGTCAATACGACATGTTGTTCCTCATCCATTTTAGTAAAACGACGTCTATCCAACGACAGGTCATCTGGCTAATCTAGAAAGAGGGTAAAACCAGCAAGCGTCTCCAGAATTTCTTGTAGATAGGCCGGACAGAGAGAGGAGATGACGAATTAGCTGggcaacattaacaaaatattaGAAATGGCAGGAGCAGCAACAGCAACAGCAACAGGTACTGTGAAAGCGGTGGCACTCATCACCGGAGAACCCAATGTTAGAGGCTCTCTTCAATTCGTCCAACGCCCCAGtggtctctctctttctctctcttcctatatgtgtgtgtgtattcTATGTAAATAGTGGATTTATTACTAAAAATTGTGTTCTTTTGTTGATTATGCTAATACCCATAAATACAGGGCCCACCCATGTCACGGGGAAGATAACAGGCCTATCACCAGGTCTTCATGGCTTCCATATTCATGCTCTTGGCGACACCACCAATGGCTGTAATTCCACTGGTAGTCAGACTTCCTCTCTGTTCCTATATCTGTGTGTGTATATAATGAACTTTAACTTCTCTGGGTTTCTTTAGGCTTAAGTTATTTCTCTTTAGTGTTCTTTCGTTTTCCAAAATTTCGTTTGCCTTGCAGCTTTTATCTATTCCTTTTGTTGAATTTGAGTTGGGTTTTATGGTGTTGATTTTTAAATTTAACCAATATGATGTTCtcgttctctttttttttttttttttttttttttttttttttttgcaaaagcATGTTGTGTTAAGTTTGAATTTGACCAAATGCAACCTCCATTCTCATGCTCTAATCTTCTAAGTACGGTTTATTTTATTGAATGGAATTGCAATCTGTGGTTACTATGGCTTTTAAGAGTCTTACTTGAACATTAGGACCTCATTTCAATCCATTAAAGAAGGACCATGGAGCTCCAGCAGATGAAGAACGTCATGCAGGGGATTTGGGCAACATTTTTGCTGGATCAGATGGTATATGCAATTCCTGTTATCCATATGTAATTTGCTAAGATGGAGAACAAGGCGTAGTTCTAATGATTTTGGCTTAATTTCCATGTTACAGGAATTGCTGAGATTTCAATTAAGGACATGCAGGTAATTCACTAATAACTGTAGGGTCTCTCCTGGGCTGTTTCATTGTTTTTATGATAGCATTTGGAAACATTAATATAATCTATATATTAAATGATCAAATGCTATGTGAATTGCAACAAAATTGTTGCATGCAGGGATGCACATCTTTGCTTTGAGTTCATCAATTCCTTGGTTTCATGAAGGTTTTGAACTTTAAAATTTTACCTTAACTCCTTAAGTCAGTATACTCTTTCTTGCTTTCAACTTGTAGATACCACTGAGTGGGCCACATTCTATATTGGGGAGGGCTGTTGTTGTGCATTCTGATCCTGATGATCTTGGGAAAGGTATAGGTTTTACATGTTTTTCAAAATCTCTGTATTTTACATTTAATTCCATGCATCTTGGGACCTTTGTAGACATTAGTTTAGCAGAGGATGTATCCTTGGCAACTCCTGACAAAATACAGCTCCTCTTTCTGCTATCCTCGTATCTATCATGTTATGGTTTGGCATACTTATAAGTGAGCAATTGAGCATCATCTCATTTTTGTAGTCAGTTGCTTTGAGCTTTGATAAATTGCTAGACTATCATTGGTGAAATTTCCATATTATGTGAGCTTCTGCTTGTAAGATTTCATTCAGTGAGTCTCCTGCATTTCATAGAAATCGCTATTCTGATATGCTTACTTGCGAACTAATTGTTTGGTGGTGCTTCACATCCTTGGGGTAAAGTAGCTTACATCTTCATGATAGAACTTTCTTTCATTCCTATATATTCTGTGTGCATTCTAAACCTTGGTGGAGTTACTTAATTATGAGGTATATCTAATTGTTTTCCAGTGGCATTCCTAAAATTGAGCTCATATTCTATTTGCCAATACATATTCATATTATATGTAATCCAGTTACAACATGTCTAAGCTTAGAATGACCATGTTGGCCTGACCTTTCACTGTCCCAGACTTTGCATGAAGAAAGAAAGTTGTTTTTATGAGAATATAGCATGTAGaagaaagaaaatccaaaaaaaaaaaaaaaacaaagcgaTACAGATAGACTATTACCTAGTAGTGTTGGTTCCATTTGGACAGGGTCACAGGAGGGTAATTTGGTAATGGTCCTACATTTCAGGTTTTTTATGTAGAAAAATTTTGGTAAGAGTGAATTGGATAGAATTTTGAAATCTAAAGATTGAACCTTTTAGTTCCAGTTGTGCAAGTAAATGAACTcataaaaaaagggaaaaaaattctTTAGCTAAATCTTTTGCAAATATTTTGAAATTAAACCTTGTCAGTAGTTTCTTCAAATTCATCCTTAAataaattattgtgtatattcAGGAATCTGTCTCCATTCAATTAATCTATCCAATCAAAGAAAATTTGTATATCacagacaccaaaactaaaattcaattcaaaacccCTCATATCCAAATTACACTACTGATCTAATGCATTCTTGAGGACAAGCATTTCAGCCGCTTGAGATGAAAGGAAaactttttattatttgattcttTATGAGcaaaaaaggatggaaaaattatcATCATTTAGGTGACATTGTCCGTATTGCTAGATATTCCTGGTTTATGGTGATTTGGTGTTTGTGATCAATTGAGTTAAACTTCGATCTGTCACATCTGTGATTCAGCTATTGGCTATTTGGAGGCAACATTATAGGTTTAGAAAGGAACTTGTTACTCATTTTTGGACTACCAATGAGCAAGAGTCATTTGAGGAGGCTGGAATACCAGTTTGGACTGAAGTCATGCTTTCATGGAGATGAATGCTTGTGTGTGTTTGTCTTGCAtttttatgttcataatttgttgACAATATTAAAATGGCTGTCTATTACATTGCCCCATATTTAGATTATTTTTCTGAGCTTTTAGACCATATGcataattacaaaaactaatgctCAGGTGGACATGAACTTAGCAAGACTACTGGTAATGCTGGTGCGAGAGTTGGATGTGGTAATATTTCTTGTTCTCCTTTTTAATGTTGCAAATTTTTTCAGTGGCTTCTAGTGGCGAAATTAGAGTGACAGGAGATGGAAATGTATTAAGTGTGGGTGTGTGACCTATGGCTATGGTACATGTAAACCTTTACTTCTATCCGGAAGCCTGACATTTCTGGCATTGATTTTGGCAGGCATCATTGGAATTCAATCATCTGTTTAGATTGACAGCTTTAGTTAATCAGCAACTTATCTGAGATGTTTTTATGGGAAAAGGAAAAATGAAGAAAGAACAATTTCCTAAATTTTGCTGGGCTGTTCCATCACGCATGGTTGTAGTAACCCACTCAATATTATGTAGTATCTTGAGTGAACAAAATAATGTAGTTAATAAATATACGAATTGTCAACAATATCATAATGGAGTATGAAAGTTTTATTGGTACTACATATCTCTTGAGACATATAATTTGATATGGTAATTGATGTCTCTATTtcatgatgtaataaattgtaTGACCACTGAGGCTGGGTCTCAAGCGGGTTCACGCCGCTGCAAATTGTGTGGCAGTTGGCACTGGGTTGCTGGAATTCTAGATGGGGTAGAGAGGAATTATTGTCCTATTTGGCATTGTGTTTAGAAGTTCAAAAGTAATTTTgaataaaagtattattttagatgtcgttaaaaaaaataattttaaaaaaaataattttattattttaatatttttatgattaaaacttatcaaatttaattttaaattattttttaatactttttaattaatatatctaaaaaaataattttttaataataattctaataataatagataacaatttcaataatgatGTCAGACAGACTTTATGAGAACTCAAGAGACCTCTTAACATAGGCCTTTTATGGGCATAATAGACGACTCTTCACCGACAGGGATACAATACCGAAGTGGGCAACATCATACAAAACAAGTACAAGAATTTGGAACATTCCAATAAGGTGAAGCCAATACTGATGAAAGTAGATTAGAGGCAAAGCCCCTCCAAGGAGAGGAAGAGGTATGCCATCCTTTAATAGTTCTTCCTATTTTTCAAAACAAAAGTATGATACGTGCCATATTCACTCTCACCAGACAATGAACTTGCACCCAGATCTAACAAAACATTTTATCTACAATCAAAGCTTACTCTGAAATCTAACAACATAATGAACAACACACAGCTGTAACATCCAAAGCCAAATCTGTTATTTCATTAAAACCAACATTTTGTTTCAGTCAGTATCATTAAAACCTACAGGATATCAATTGAATCACACAGGTTGTTAAGTTGAAAACTTGAGATACGAAATGGTAGCTTGATCACGGAATGAAATATAAATGTGAAGCAGGGACCCGGAAAGGACCCTCAGCATTTCAATTGCTCATTCAGCTTCATAATCCAGGATACTTTTACCCTCTCAACAATGTATTTCTATACGATGAGTTGTCACGCAAAGAAGCATCGTGGGGCTTGTATTCCATAACATAGCTGTGGGGAAGCTTCAAGTGCCTTTTGATCGAATCTCTTAGAGCCATCACAGCCTAATGTAACATAATTCCAATAATAAGGGTTGCTGCATTACATTTTTAGATAGAACGCAAAGAAGGGGAAAAAGAATAATTAGTAACCAATAATTGCAGACCTGATGATCAGATGCATTACGATTCCAAACACTCAGTATATCCTCATTAAAACGAATGCTTAGTACTGCACCACATATGTTATCACCGTAATCCAGTTGGTCACCCACTAAGGCAAGCACCTGCATTTGCACACGATGGTAAATAATAAAGATCCATTCCAAGATTTCTAATTTAATGGAAAAGCCACCTGTATTATGGTATAAATCTTAAAATTTTCACGGGTGAGGACTAAAAGAAGACCACATGATGCTACTAAAATGTGACAAGGAATGCATCTAACTTGTATAGAAATTCACCAAGTGTCAAAAATGTTACCAGTAACTGCTATATGGCATCTGTCTAGCATATGGCCAAGCACCCACAGGTAGAAGCTGATTAGTTCAATATgaaattctaaataaaataaTCTAAATAAGCTGAAATCTAATGCAGCAAGTGTCAAAAATAAAATAGTGAAACAAAGTGAGTGCCTGTGCAAGTCAGTGGGGACCCTTAAAACGAAGAAGCaacattaaattaaattgtcaaaGGCAATAACAGAGAAGCGAAGATACCGCAAGCAACCAAAAAGTTCATTTCAGCTTTTTCTCTTACCAAGTCCTCCCAAAAGCGACCTGAGACAACCTTTTTGAATCGTATTATCCACTTGCCACCATTGGAGTTTGCAGAATCCTGACAGATAACAATGTTAAAACTACTCATGTTCAGCTTAATATAAGAATATGCATCAGCAATTATGGAATTACCGCAACTAAAATACAAGGTGATCAAAATGTACACAAGGTTAGGTTCAAGTTGTGACCTCCCATAGAGGACGGATTCCCTCC comes from the Hevea brasiliensis isolate MT/VB/25A 57/8 chromosome 5, ASM3005281v1, whole genome shotgun sequence genome and includes:
- the LOC110668949 gene encoding eukaryotic translation initiation factor NCBP; this encodes MEISEKKETENNNNNNHNNAQTALDSGSSDNIDKEAEERQARDLKAGLHPLKHKFVFWYTRRTPGIRTQTSYEDNIKKIVEFSTVEGFWVCYCHLARSSSLPSPTDLHLFKEGIRPLWEDSANSNGGKWIIRFKKVVSGRFWEDLVLALVGDQLDYGDNICGAVLSIRFNEDILSVWNRNASDHQAVMALRDSIKRHLKLPHSYVMEYKPHDASLRDNSSYRNTLLRG
- the LOC110668939 gene encoding superoxide dismutase [Cu-Zn] 2 isoform X3 — its product is MAGAATATATGTVKAVALITGEPNVRGSLQFVQRPSGPTHVTGKITGLSPGLHGFHIHALGDTTNGCNSTGPHFNPLKKDHGAPADEERHAGDLGNIFAGSDGIAEISIKDMQIPLSGPHSILGRAVVVHSDPDDLGKGIIGIQSSV
- the LOC110668939 gene encoding superoxide dismutase [Cu-Zn] 2 isoform X1 is translated as MAGAATATATGTVKAVALITGEPNVRGSLQFVQRPSGPTHVTGKITGLSPGLHGFHIHALGDTTNGCNSTGPHFNPLKKDHGAPADEERHAGDLGNIFAGSDGIAEISIKDMQIPLSGPHSILGRAVVVHSDPDDLGKGGHELSKTTGNAGARVGCGIIGIQSSV
- the LOC110668939 gene encoding superoxide dismutase [Cu-Zn] 2 isoform X2, with the protein product MAGAATATATGTVKAVALITGEPNVRGSLQFVQRPSGPTHVTGKITGLSPGLHGFHIHALGDTTNGCNSTGPHFNPLKKDHGAPADEERHAGDLGNIFAGSDGIAEISIKDMQVDMNLARLLVMLVRELDVASLEFNHLFRLTALVNQQLI